In one window of Kitasatospora sp. MMS16-BH015 DNA:
- a CDS encoding S-methyl-5'-thioadenosine phosphorylase — translation MADTTSPSLRAELGVIGGSGLYALLDDVTEVAVQTPYGAPSDSLFVGEVAGRRVAFLPRHGRGHSLPPHRINYRANLWALRSLGVRQVLGPCAVGGLRVEYGPGTLLVPDQFVDRTTGRIQTYYDGLPLPDGRLPEVVHVSMADPYCPDGRRAATAAARSCGWEPVDGGTLVVIEGPRFSTRAESRWFGANGWSVVGMTGHPEAVLARELGLCYTSLALVTDLDAGVEAGEGVTHAEVLAVFGRNVDRLRTVLFKTLESLPTERDCVCSHALDGLETGLY, via the coding sequence ATGGCCGACACCACCTCACCCAGCCTCCGCGCCGAGCTCGGCGTGATCGGCGGCTCGGGGCTCTACGCCTTGCTCGACGACGTCACCGAGGTTGCCGTGCAGACGCCGTACGGGGCGCCGAGCGACTCGCTGTTCGTCGGCGAGGTGGCCGGTCGCCGGGTCGCCTTCCTGCCCCGGCACGGCCGGGGCCACAGCCTGCCGCCCCACCGGATCAACTACCGGGCCAACCTCTGGGCGCTGCGCTCGCTGGGCGTCCGCCAGGTGCTCGGGCCCTGCGCGGTGGGCGGGCTGCGGGTGGAGTACGGGCCCGGCACACTGCTGGTGCCGGACCAGTTCGTGGACCGGACCACCGGGCGGATCCAGACCTACTACGACGGGCTGCCGCTGCCGGACGGGCGGCTGCCCGAGGTGGTGCACGTCTCGATGGCCGACCCGTACTGCCCGGACGGGCGCCGGGCGGCCACCGCCGCCGCGCGGTCCTGCGGCTGGGAGCCGGTGGACGGCGGCACGCTGGTGGTGATCGAGGGCCCGCGGTTCTCCACCCGCGCGGAGAGCCGCTGGTTCGGCGCCAACGGCTGGTCGGTGGTCGGCATGACCGGTCACCCGGAGGCCGTGCTGGCCCGGGAGCTGGGGCTCTGCTACACCTCGCTGGCGCTGGTCACCGATCTGGACGCGGGGGTGGAGGCCGGCGAGGGCGTCACCCACGCCGAGGTGCTGGCGGTCTTCGGACGGAACGTCGACCGGCTGCGCACCGTGCTGTTCAAGACCCTGGAGAGCCTGCCGACCGAGCGGGACTGCGTCTGCTCGCACGCCCTGGACGGGCTGGAGACCGGCCTCTACTGA
- a CDS encoding aminoglycoside phosphotransferase family protein, translated as MTDREVFVGGVNRVVREGGLVRRPAGPWSPTVQRLLGHLRAVGFAGAPRPYGLSADGTAELVEYLPGTVGHDFSAPELHTEASLVAAARLLRGLHDATAAFARQPDELWQLPSREPAEVICHGDAATYNTVFRDGLPTGFIDFDTAHPGPRLWDAAYTAYRFVPLYAPDEVGLSLPVAQAQRRLALFTEAYGLSASDSAALPGTAAARLRALVDWMREQAGAGHPAFARHLAEGHHHRYLADARWIEERFR; from the coding sequence ATGACCGACCGGGAGGTCTTCGTCGGCGGGGTGAACCGGGTCGTCCGCGAGGGCGGCCTGGTCCGGCGGCCGGCCGGGCCGTGGAGCCCGACCGTCCAGCGGCTGCTCGGGCACCTGCGGGCGGTGGGTTTCGCCGGGGCGCCGCGTCCGTACGGGCTGAGCGCGGACGGCACGGCGGAGTTGGTCGAGTACCTGCCCGGGACGGTCGGCCACGACTTCTCCGCGCCCGAACTCCACACCGAAGCCTCGCTGGTGGCCGCCGCGAGGCTACTGCGCGGGCTGCACGACGCCACCGCCGCCTTCGCCCGGCAGCCGGACGAGCTGTGGCAACTCCCGTCCCGGGAACCGGCGGAGGTGATCTGCCACGGGGACGCGGCCACCTACAACACCGTCTTCCGGGACGGACTCCCCACCGGGTTCATCGACTTCGACACCGCGCACCCCGGGCCTCGGCTCTGGGACGCCGCCTACACCGCGTACCGCTTCGTCCCGCTCTACGCGCCGGACGAGGTGGGGCTCAGCCTGCCGGTGGCGCAGGCGCAGCGGCGGCTGGCGCTGTTCACCGAGGCGTACGGATTGAGTGCGAGCGACAGTGCCGCCCTACCGGGCACCGCGGCGGCCCGGCTGCGGGCGCTGGTGGACTGGATGCGGGAGCAGGCCGGGGCCGGGCATCCGGCCTTCGCGCGGCATCTGGCCGAGGGGCACCACCACCGGTACCTGGCCGACGCGCGGTGGATCGAGGAGCGGTTCCGCTGA
- a CDS encoding excinuclease ABC subunit UvrA → MSKTAKTGAKASEPGHVADGHDRIRVHGARVNNLKDVSIELPKRRLTVFTGVSGSGKSSLVFGTIAAESQRLINETYSAFVQGFMPTLARPDVDVLEGLTTAIIVDQQRLGGDPRSTVGTATDANAMLRILFSRLGDPHIGPPSAYAFNVPSVKASGAITVERGDRKTVRATFDRTGGMCPRCEGRGSVSDVDLTQLYDETKSLAEGAITVPGYTAGGWNGRLYAESGFYDPEKPIRKYTKKELHAFLYQEPVRMKIAGINMTYEGLVPRIQRSMLSKDTETLQPHIRAFVERAVTFGTCPDCAGTRLAPGARASKIKGVSIADACAMQITDLAQWVRGLDEPSVAPLLESLRQTLDSFVEIGLGYLSLERPSGTLSGGEAQRVKMIRHLGSSLTDTTYVFDEPTIGLHPHDIERMNGLLLRLRDKGNTVLVVEHKPEAIAIADHVVDLGPGAGSAGGTICYQGPLDGLRGSGTVTGRHLDDRAALKESVRKPTGALKIRGATANNLRKVDVDVPLGVLTVVTGVAGSGKSSLIHGSIPAAEGVVSVDQGAIRGSRRSNPATYTGLLEPIRKAFAKANGVKPALFSANSEGACPTCNGAGVVYTDLAMMAGVASTCEECEGKRFEASVLEYRFGGKDISEVLAMSVGEALEFFAEGEARTPAAHTVLARLADVGLGYLSLGQPLTTLSGGERQRLKLATYLGDKGGVYVLDEPTTGLHLADVEQLLGLLDRLVEAGKSVIVIEHHQAVMAHADWIIDLGPGAGHDGGQVVFEGTPTALVAARSTLTGEHLAAYVGA, encoded by the coding sequence ATGAGCAAGACCGCCAAGACGGGCGCGAAGGCGTCCGAGCCGGGGCACGTGGCCGACGGCCACGACCGCATCCGGGTGCACGGCGCCCGGGTGAACAACCTCAAGGACGTGAGCATCGAGCTGCCCAAGCGGCGGCTGACGGTGTTCACCGGCGTGTCCGGCTCGGGCAAGAGCTCGCTCGTCTTCGGCACCATCGCCGCCGAGTCGCAGCGGCTGATCAACGAGACGTACAGCGCCTTCGTCCAAGGCTTCATGCCCACCCTGGCCCGCCCCGACGTGGACGTGCTCGAAGGGCTGACCACGGCGATCATCGTCGATCAGCAGCGGCTCGGCGGCGATCCGCGTTCCACCGTCGGCACCGCGACCGATGCCAACGCGATGCTGCGGATCCTGTTCAGCCGACTGGGTGACCCGCACATCGGCCCGCCCAGCGCCTACGCCTTCAACGTGCCCTCGGTGAAGGCCAGCGGCGCGATCACCGTGGAGCGCGGCGACCGGAAGACGGTCAGGGCCACCTTCGACCGCACCGGCGGGATGTGCCCGCGCTGCGAGGGCCGGGGCTCCGTCTCCGACGTCGACCTCACCCAGCTCTACGACGAGACCAAGTCGCTCGCCGAGGGCGCGATCACCGTGCCCGGGTACACGGCTGGCGGCTGGAACGGGCGGCTCTACGCGGAGTCCGGCTTCTACGACCCCGAGAAGCCGATCCGCAAGTACACCAAGAAGGAGTTGCACGCCTTCCTGTACCAGGAGCCGGTGCGGATGAAGATCGCCGGCATCAACATGACCTACGAGGGCCTGGTGCCCCGGATCCAGCGCTCGATGCTGAGCAAGGACACCGAGACCCTCCAACCGCACATCCGCGCCTTCGTCGAGCGCGCGGTCACCTTCGGCACCTGCCCGGACTGCGCGGGCACCCGGCTGGCCCCGGGGGCCCGGGCCTCCAAGATCAAGGGTGTCTCCATCGCGGACGCCTGCGCGATGCAGATCACCGACCTGGCGCAGTGGGTGCGGGGGCTGGACGAGCCCTCGGTGGCGCCGCTGCTCGAATCGCTCCGCCAGACCCTGGACTCCTTCGTCGAGATCGGCCTCGGCTACCTCTCGCTGGAGCGGCCCTCGGGCACCCTCTCCGGTGGCGAGGCCCAGCGGGTCAAGATGATCCGCCACCTCGGCTCCTCGCTCACCGACACCACCTACGTCTTCGACGAGCCCACCATCGGGCTGCACCCGCACGACATCGAGCGGATGAACGGGCTGCTGCTGCGCCTGCGCGACAAGGGCAACACGGTGCTGGTGGTCGAGCACAAGCCGGAGGCGATCGCGATCGCCGACCACGTGGTGGACCTGGGGCCCGGGGCCGGTTCGGCGGGCGGCACCATCTGCTACCAGGGCCCGCTGGACGGGCTGCGCGGCAGCGGCACGGTGACCGGGCGTCACCTGGACGACCGGGCGGCGCTCAAGGAGAGCGTGCGCAAGCCCACCGGCGCGCTGAAGATCCGCGGTGCCACCGCCAACAACCTGCGCAAGGTGGACGTGGACGTGCCGCTCGGGGTGCTGACCGTGGTCACCGGGGTGGCGGGCTCGGGCAAGAGCTCGCTTATCCACGGGTCGATCCCGGCGGCGGAGGGCGTGGTCTCGGTCGACCAGGGCGCGATCCGCGGCTCGCGGCGGAGCAACCCGGCCACCTATACCGGGCTGCTGGAGCCGATCCGCAAGGCCTTCGCCAAGGCGAACGGGGTGAAGCCGGCCCTGTTCAGCGCCAACTCCGAAGGAGCCTGCCCGACCTGCAACGGCGCCGGGGTGGTCTACACCGACCTGGCGATGATGGCGGGGGTGGCCAGCACCTGCGAGGAGTGCGAGGGCAAGCGGTTCGAGGCCTCGGTGCTCGAGTACCGCTTCGGGGGCAAGGACATCAGCGAGGTGCTCGCGATGTCGGTCGGCGAGGCGCTGGAGTTCTTCGCCGAGGGCGAGGCCAGGACGCCGGCCGCGCACACCGTGCTGGCCCGCCTGGCCGATGTCGGCCTCGGGTACCTGAGCCTCGGTCAGCCGCTGACCACCCTCTCCGGCGGGGAGCGCCAACGCCTCAAGCTCGCCACCTACTTGGGCGACAAGGGCGGGGTCTACGTGCTGGACGAGCCCACCACCGGGCTGCACCTGGCCGATGTGGAGCAACTGCTCGGCCTGCTCGACCGCCTGGTCGAGGCCGGCAAGTCGGTGATCGTGATCGAGCACCACCAGGCCGTGATGGCCCACGCCGACTGGATCATCGACCTCGGCCCGGGCGCCGGCCACGACGGCGGCCAGGTGGTCTTCGAGGGCACCCCGACCGCCCTGGTCGCCGCCCGCTCCACCCTCACCGGCGAGCACCTCGCCGCGTACGTGGGGGCGTGA
- a CDS encoding DNA-formamidopyrimidine glycosylase family protein — protein sequence MPEGDTVYRVAAQLHEALAGQLLTRAELRVPAHATADLTGRQVLATVPRGKHLLTRIEGGLTLHTHLRMDGRWQLLRPGEPWTGGPAHQIRAVLATDSAVALGYRLPVVQLLGTDEESRVVGHLGPDLLGADWDAVEALRRLAADPARPLGEALLDQRNLAGIGNVYANELCFLASVTPWTPVGEVAVLERLLARAQQLLELNKLRPGHITTGTTRPGRQHWVYGQGRRQCARCGSRIGVAEHDRERPAYWCPRCQRGPAPAPRRG from the coding sequence GTGCCCGAAGGAGACACCGTCTACCGCGTCGCCGCCCAGCTGCACGAGGCTCTCGCCGGGCAGCTGCTCACCCGTGCCGAGCTGCGCGTCCCGGCTCACGCCACCGCCGACCTGACCGGCCGCCAGGTGCTGGCCACCGTGCCCCGGGGCAAGCACCTGCTGACCCGGATCGAGGGCGGCCTCACCCTGCACACCCACCTGCGGATGGACGGCCGCTGGCAGCTGCTGCGCCCCGGCGAACCGTGGACCGGCGGCCCCGCGCACCAGATCCGCGCCGTGCTCGCCACCGACTCCGCCGTCGCGCTCGGCTACCGTCTGCCGGTGGTCCAACTGCTGGGCACGGATGAGGAGTCAAGGGTGGTCGGCCATCTCGGCCCGGACCTGCTCGGCGCCGACTGGGACGCCGTGGAGGCCCTGCGCAGGCTCGCCGCCGACCCGGCCCGCCCGCTCGGCGAGGCGCTGCTCGACCAGCGCAACCTGGCCGGCATCGGCAATGTCTACGCGAACGAACTCTGCTTCCTGGCGAGCGTCACGCCCTGGACGCCGGTCGGCGAAGTCGCCGTCCTGGAAAGGCTGTTGGCCCGGGCGCAGCAGCTGCTGGAGCTCAACAAGCTGCGACCGGGCCACATCACCACCGGCACCACCCGGCCGGGGCGGCAGCACTGGGTGTACGGGCAGGGGCGGCGCCAGTGCGCCCGCTGCGGCAGTCGGATCGGGGTCGCCGAGCACGACCGGGAGCGGCCGGCCTACTGGTGTCCGCGCTGTCAGCGCGGCCCGGCGCCGGCGCCCCGCCGGGGCTGA
- a CDS encoding DUF2797 domain-containing protein yields the protein MAEEETAGWTATGLRWLEGRPVLTAARGELVHQRVVAPGTEIGWRLAGPRRCTGARTATGHRPCPHRAELAPAARSVQCEPCQGVDIGLALARGQNIHDNGKTYRLYLAWFGAGLLKVGLTAEERGTSRLEEQAALTYGFVARGPLPAIRRAELTVAQAGLARERLTGRVKHERWWGLPAAAERRAQLAELRAAVLRVLDGHGLELLPEAPLVDQCGLYGLAEGAPPVYREVTALAEGALLAGRLRAPVGRYLFLDTEEPTAGAPPLLLDTRLLTGWRLVPARRTPAQAGSEPPDSGPLGSGHIAHGVTLRTHRRPEPTGEQTALF from the coding sequence GTGGCGGAGGAGGAGACGGCCGGGTGGACGGCGACGGGCCTGCGGTGGCTCGAGGGCCGACCGGTGCTGACGGCTGCCCGGGGTGAGCTGGTGCACCAGCGGGTGGTCGCGCCCGGCACCGAGATCGGCTGGCGGCTGGCCGGCCCGCGCCGCTGCACCGGCGCCCGCACCGCCACCGGCCACCGCCCCTGCCCGCACCGCGCCGAGCTGGCCCCCGCCGCGCGGTCGGTGCAGTGCGAGCCCTGCCAGGGCGTGGACATCGGGCTGGCCCTGGCCAGGGGCCAGAACATCCACGACAACGGGAAGACCTACCGGCTCTACCTGGCCTGGTTCGGCGCCGGGCTGCTCAAGGTGGGCCTGACCGCCGAGGAGCGCGGCACCAGCCGCCTGGAGGAGCAGGCCGCGCTCACCTACGGTTTCGTCGCCCGGGGGCCGCTGCCCGCCATCCGGCGAGCCGAACTCACCGTGGCCCAGGCCGGGTTGGCCCGCGAGCGGCTGACCGGCCGGGTGAAGCACGAGCGCTGGTGGGGCCTGCCCGCGGCGGCCGAGCGGCGGGCCCAGCTGGCCGAGCTGCGAGCGGCGGTGCTGCGGGTGCTCGACGGGCACGGGCTCGAACTCCTGCCGGAGGCACCGCTGGTGGACCAGTGCGGGCTGTACGGCCTGGCCGAGGGCGCCCCACCCGTCTACCGCGAGGTGACCGCCCTGGCCGAGGGCGCCCTGCTGGCCGGACGGCTCCGGGCCCCGGTCGGGCGCTACCTCTTCCTCGACACCGAGGAGCCGACGGCGGGCGCGCCGCCCCTGCTGCTCGACACCCGACTGCTGACGGGCTGGCGGCTCGTGCCGGCCCGACGCACGCCCGCGCAGGCCGGATCCGAGCCGCCTGATTCCGGACCGCTCGGTTCCGGACACATCGCCCACGGTGTGACTCTCCGCACCCACCGCCGCCCCGAACCGACCGGCGAGCAGACCGCCCTGTTCTGA
- a CDS encoding uridine kinase, which yields MKVEPISFERLVELVADRVVELSVAGGRRVRVAVDGAPAARPEELAEALVEPLRVRGRPVLRVPAGGFLRPASVRLEHGRRDPDAYFDSWLDDGALAREVLDPLEPGGSGRVLPSLWDPLTDRATRAPYTELAPGGVVLVDGPLLLGRWLPWDLTVHLMLSPAALARRTPADQQWTLPAFARYAAETDPAGEADLTVRCDDPRHPALVSR from the coding sequence ATGAAGGTGGAACCGATCTCGTTCGAGCGGCTGGTCGAGCTGGTGGCCGACCGGGTGGTGGAGCTCTCCGTGGCGGGTGGGCGGCGGGTCAGGGTGGCGGTGGACGGGGCTCCGGCCGCACGGCCGGAGGAGTTGGCCGAGGCCTTGGTGGAGCCGCTGCGGGTGCGGGGGCGGCCGGTGCTGCGGGTGCCGGCCGGTGGGTTCCTGCGGCCGGCCTCGGTGCGGCTGGAGCACGGCCGGCGGGATCCGGACGCGTACTTCGACTCCTGGCTGGACGACGGTGCCCTCGCGCGCGAGGTGCTCGACCCGTTGGAGCCGGGCGGGAGCGGGCGGGTGCTGCCCAGTCTCTGGGATCCGCTGACCGACCGGGCCACCCGGGCGCCGTACACCGAGCTGGCGCCTGGCGGGGTGGTGCTGGTGGACGGGCCGCTGCTGCTCGGCCGGTGGCTGCCCTGGGACCTGACCGTGCACCTGATGCTCAGCCCCGCCGCCCTGGCCCGCCGCACGCCCGCGGACCAGCAGTGGACCCTCCCCGCCTTCGCCCGGTACGCGGCGGAGACCGACCCGGCGGGCGAGGCGGACCTGACGGTGCGCTGCGACGACCCCCGGCACCCCGCCCTGGTCAGCCGCTGA
- a CDS encoding Tn3 family transposase, with protein sequence MRLSAFLIFWAHLGLCSARLVRAGGGPGAAAEQVGGEPFGVRAVARVFRGAELRREINDGLQVVENRNSADHDLCDGKDGDLTGSDKESQESSMPALHLLRSPLVHVDTLLLQDILAEEKWHKKLSGADRRALSPLFWTQVNPTAGLSWT encoded by the coding sequence GTGCGCTTGTCAGCGTTTTTGATCTTCTGGGCCCATCTGGGGCTGTGCTCGGCGAGGTTGGTCCGGGCTGGAGGAGGACCAGGAGCGGCTGCGGAACAAGTCGGAGGCGAACCGTTTGGGGTTCGCGCTGTTGCTCGAGTTTTTCGAGGCGCCGAGCTGCGGCGCGAGATCAACGACGGGCTCCAGGTCGTGGAGAACCGGAACTCCGCCGACCACGACCTGTGCGACGGCAAGGACGGCGACCTGACCGGCTCCGACAAGGAGTCGCAGGAGAGCTCGATGCCGGCGCTGCACCTGCTCCGGTCCCCGCTGGTGCACGTCGACACCCTGCTCCTCCAGGACATCCTCGCCGAGGAGAAGTGGCACAAGAAGCTCAGCGGTGCCGACCGGCGAGCCCTGTCCCCGCTGTTCTGGACGCAGGTGAACCCTACGGCCGGTTTGAGCTGGACATGA
- a CDS encoding multidrug effflux MFS transporter, whose amino-acid sequence MSNDAAGRQTRFIVLLAALVALGPLSIDGYLPGLPDLAGDLRAGAAATQLTVTACLAGLAIGQLIAGPLSDTYGRRRPLLAGLALYTIASALCAVAPDVRTLIGLRLVQGIGGAFGIVIANAMVRDRTSGTRTARLFSALTLITGLAPVFAPVLGGQLLRVTAWPGIFVGLAVLGAVMLAASAVGLPETRSSASRQPLPAVFGQLLSDRVFTGYVLANGLVFAAMFAYISGSPFVLQEIHGLSPQQYSAVFAVNASGLIAAARISGRLVARAGARVLLLAGLLGATVGGATVLGAVLTRAPLPVLLIGLFVLVSSVGLVMPNAAAQALADHGGHAGSAAALLGFSQFMIGGALAPLAGAGGATDALPMGIVVAVLPALALLTLAVLTRPGPSTPVPGCPRLPVRP is encoded by the coding sequence ATGAGCAACGACGCCGCCGGCCGGCAAACCCGATTCATCGTCCTGCTCGCAGCGCTCGTGGCCCTGGGGCCACTGTCCATCGACGGCTACCTGCCCGGGCTGCCGGACCTCGCCGGCGACCTGCGCGCCGGCGCCGCGGCCACCCAGCTCACCGTCACCGCCTGCCTGGCCGGGCTGGCCATCGGGCAGCTGATCGCCGGGCCGCTGAGCGACACCTACGGCCGGCGGCGTCCGTTGCTGGCGGGCCTCGCCCTCTACACGATCGCCAGCGCGCTCTGCGCGGTGGCACCCGACGTCCGGACACTCATCGGCCTACGCCTGGTCCAGGGCATCGGCGGGGCGTTCGGCATCGTCATCGCCAACGCCATGGTCCGCGACCGCACCTCCGGAACCCGCACCGCACGTCTCTTCTCCGCGCTGACCTTGATCACCGGCCTGGCGCCGGTGTTCGCGCCGGTCCTCGGCGGCCAGCTACTGCGCGTCACGGCCTGGCCGGGGATCTTCGTGGGCCTGGCCGTACTCGGCGCCGTGATGCTGGCGGCCTCCGCCGTAGGACTGCCGGAGACCCGTTCTTCCGCGTCACGCCAGCCGCTGCCGGCTGTCTTCGGGCAGCTGCTCAGCGACCGGGTCTTCACCGGGTACGTGCTGGCCAACGGCCTGGTCTTCGCGGCGATGTTCGCCTACATCTCCGGCTCGCCGTTCGTCCTGCAGGAAATCCACGGCCTGTCACCGCAGCAGTACAGCGCCGTGTTCGCCGTCAACGCCTCAGGACTCATTGCGGCCGCCCGGATCAGCGGCCGGCTGGTGGCCCGGGCCGGCGCCCGCGTGCTGCTGCTCGCCGGTCTGCTGGGCGCGACAGTCGGTGGTGCCACGGTCCTGGGCGCGGTGCTGACACGTGCACCCCTGCCCGTGCTCCTGATCGGCCTGTTCGTCCTGGTCTCCAGCGTGGGCCTGGTCATGCCGAACGCCGCGGCCCAGGCCCTGGCCGACCACGGCGGACACGCCGGGTCGGCCGCCGCTCTGCTCGGCTTCAGTCAGTTCATGATCGGCGGGGCACTTGCTCCGCTGGCCGGCGCGGGTGGCGCAACCGACGCCCTGCCGATGGGAATCGTCGTCGCCGTGCTGCCCGCGCTCGCTCTGCTCACACTCGCCGTCCTCACCCGGCCCGGCCCTTCCACGCCCGTCCCGGGCTGCCCGAGGCTGCCCGTCAGGCCCTGA
- a CDS encoding NAD(P)-dependent oxidoreductase, whose amino-acid sequence MKIVLFGASGNIGRPTTEELLRRGHTVTAVTRAGHIDGLEHKALTVTAGDVTDAAAVADLAAAHDAVLSAVGPRIGQENDRATILGAARALIDGLRRAGVTRLVTIGGAGSLRTPTGGRVMDAPDFPALWKANAEAQSEALDLYRGVHDLDWTYVSPAAVIGAGERTGAYRSAGDTLLTDDDGNSRISYADYAIALADTIESGTAIRRRITVAY is encoded by the coding sequence ATGAAGATCGTCCTGTTCGGTGCCAGCGGCAACATCGGCCGGCCCACCACCGAGGAGCTGCTGCGTCGCGGCCACACCGTCACCGCGGTCACCCGAGCCGGCCACATCGACGGACTCGAGCACAAGGCCCTGACCGTGACCGCCGGTGACGTGACAGACGCCGCTGCGGTCGCCGACCTCGCCGCCGCCCACGACGCCGTACTGTCGGCCGTCGGCCCCCGGATCGGCCAGGAGAACGACCGCGCCACGATCCTCGGTGCCGCCCGTGCGCTGATCGACGGACTCCGCCGAGCCGGCGTCACCCGCCTGGTCACCATCGGCGGCGCCGGTAGCCTCCGCACGCCGACCGGCGGCCGGGTCATGGACGCCCCGGACTTCCCCGCGCTGTGGAAGGCCAACGCCGAGGCCCAGTCCGAAGCGCTCGACCTCTACCGCGGCGTGCACGACCTCGACTGGACGTACGTGTCGCCCGCCGCAGTCATCGGAGCGGGCGAGCGGACCGGGGCCTACCGCAGCGCCGGGGACACCCTGCTCACCGACGACGACGGCAACAGCCGCATCTCGTACGCCGACTACGCGATCGCCCTGGCCGACACGATCGAGAGCGGCACCGCGATCCGCCGCCGCATCACCGTGGCGTACTGA
- a CDS encoding MBL fold metallo-hydrolase has translation MTPTLSVRRLAWAGVEIRLRSTRLLIDPLENVAPLAPVMGPPHRPVDPVDTPPGTHALITHLHPDHYDHDLIARIAATGTIGCHTPSAAALHEAGITPVAQDLGQSRRIGELTVTPVTSLDWRGNDCDQVAWVVEGAGRRIIHCGDTQWHGSWWQIARDHGPFDVAFVPVNGVIAHFEGYAANVPATMTPEQGVEAAVALGAGTVCAMHYGLFHNPPFYTEQPDIEQRFQHAAAERGITAAIVADGQPVL, from the coding sequence ATGACCCCAACCCTTTCGGTGCGTCGGCTGGCCTGGGCCGGCGTCGAGATCCGTCTCCGCAGCACCCGCCTGCTGATCGACCCGCTCGAGAACGTCGCTCCGCTGGCGCCGGTGATGGGGCCGCCGCACCGGCCGGTCGACCCGGTCGATACCCCGCCCGGCACCCACGCCCTCATCACCCATCTGCACCCCGACCACTACGACCACGACCTGATCGCCCGGATCGCGGCCACCGGCACGATCGGCTGCCACACCCCCAGCGCGGCGGCGCTGCACGAGGCGGGCATCACCCCCGTCGCCCAAGACCTGGGCCAGTCACGCCGCATCGGAGAGCTGACCGTCACCCCGGTGACCTCACTGGACTGGCGCGGCAACGACTGCGACCAGGTCGCCTGGGTCGTCGAAGGCGCCGGCCGGCGAATCATCCACTGCGGCGACACCCAATGGCACGGCAGCTGGTGGCAGATCGCCCGCGACCACGGCCCGTTCGACGTCGCGTTCGTCCCGGTCAACGGCGTCATCGCCCACTTCGAGGGCTACGCGGCCAACGTCCCGGCGACCATGACCCCCGAGCAGGGCGTCGAGGCCGCCGTCGCGCTCGGCGCCGGCACCGTCTGCGCCATGCACTACGGCCTGTTCCACAACCCGCCGTTCTACACCGAACAACCCGACATCGAGCAGCGCTTCCAGCACGCCGCCGCCGAGCGCGGCATCACCGCGGCCATCGTCGCCGACGGCCAGCCCGTCCTGTGA
- a CDS encoding winged helix-turn-helix transcriptional regulator, translating into MRTYGQYCGIAKALDTIGDRWTLLIVRELLALGPCRHTDLRNGLPGIASNLLVDRLRELEEAGLIRREAAPPPVATALFSLTERGRELEPVLQELSRWGVPLLREPGSNDTFRTHWLDVPARALTDHRPDQPAIALQLHADGNEDLVIEVKDGSVHTHAGRVDHPTASLTGPPHLLAATLLGDLDLSAAVQQGLRISGEREAVLRILPR; encoded by the coding sequence ATGCGCACCTACGGGCAGTACTGCGGCATCGCGAAAGCACTGGACACCATCGGCGACCGATGGACCCTGCTGATCGTCCGTGAACTGCTCGCCCTGGGTCCGTGCCGGCACACCGACCTGCGCAACGGGCTGCCCGGGATCGCCAGCAACCTGCTGGTCGACCGGCTCCGCGAACTCGAGGAAGCCGGCCTGATCCGCCGCGAGGCCGCCCCACCGCCGGTGGCCACCGCCCTGTTCTCCCTCACCGAGCGCGGCCGCGAGCTCGAGCCGGTGCTGCAGGAACTGAGCCGGTGGGGCGTGCCGCTGTTGCGTGAGCCGGGCAGCAACGACACCTTCCGCACCCACTGGCTGGACGTGCCCGCCCGAGCACTGACCGACCACCGCCCCGACCAGCCGGCCATCGCCCTGCAACTGCACGCCGACGGCAACGAAGACCTGGTCATCGAAGTCAAGGACGGCTCGGTGCACACCCACGCCGGCCGGGTCGACCACCCCACCGCGTCACTGACCGGACCGCCGCACCTGCTGGCCGCGACCCTGCTCGGCGACCTCGATCTGAGCGCCGCAGTACAGCAAGGCCTGCGGATCAGCGGCGAACGCGAGGCAGTACTGCGCATCCTGCCCCGCTGA